One segment of Brassica napus cultivar Da-Ae chromosome C3, Da-Ae, whole genome shotgun sequence DNA contains the following:
- the LOC106388859 gene encoding nuclear transcription factor Y subunit A-2 — MAMQTMREGLPSAPQISWWNAFGSQPLTPESLSGDNDSLAGVKVRSAGGIEQGVNKQSNSVSHFAFSLGDVKSPRVVPKPHGSAFSMQPPYLELGFSQPQMYKKYPCVEQQYYGVLSPYGSHSSVMLPLNMETEDGTIYVNSKQYHGIIRRRQSRAKAAAVLDQNKPSSKFRKPYMHHSRHLHALRRPRGSGGRFLNTKSQNNAKKADGTKQTQPQQSNSQDSDVLHPENVTMNLSNRLGSEVTSMNYFLSSSVHPLGGKVMPSKWITAAAMDNGCCSFKT; from the exons ATGGCTATGCAAACTATGAGAGAAGGTCTTCCCTCTGCTCCACAGATTTCTTGGTGGAACGCTTTTGGATCTCAGCCGTTAACTCCAGAGAGTCTCTCCGGAGATAATGATTCATTGGCCGGAGTTAAGGTCAGATCTGCTGGAGGGATAGAACAAGGTGTGAATAAACAAAGCAACTCTGTATCTCACTTTGCTTTCTCACTTG GTGATGTAAAGAGTCCAAGAGTTGTGCCAAAGCCTCATGGATCTGCTTTCTCGATGCAACCACCTTACTTGGAACTTGGATTTTCTCAGCCACAG ATGTACAAAAAGTATCCATGTGTGGAACAACAATACTATGGAGTTCTTTCACCCTATGGATCTCATAGCAGTGTAATGCTTCCTCTAAACATGGAAACAGAAGATGGAACCATCTACGTTAACTCAAAGCAATACCATGGAATCATCAGGCGACGCCAGTCACGTGCAAAGGCTGCTGCTGTTCTTGATCAGAACAAACCGAGTAGCAAATTCCGTAAG CCATATATGCATCATTCACGCCATCTCCATGCATTGCGCCGTCCTAGAGGATCTGGTGGGAGGTTCTTGAACACTAAGAGTCAGAACAATGCAAAGAAAGCCGATGGAACTAAGCAGACTCAGCCTCAGCAAAGTAACTCTCAGGATTCAGACGTTCTTCATCCTGAAAACGTGACCATGAACTTATCAAACCGACTAGGATCAGAAGTTACAAGCATGAACTACTTTTTAAGCTCTTCGGTTCATCCCCTTGGTGGCAAGGTAATGCCTAGCAAGTGGATCACAGCAGCAGCAATGGATAATGGCTGCTGCAGTTTCAAAACCTGA